The [Flavobacterium] thermophilum genome has a segment encoding these proteins:
- a CDS encoding EcoKI restriction-modification system protein HsdS — protein MTAIKYKKVAEVCEIIMGQSPSSDTYNDRKEGLPFFQGKADFGKLHPTPKTYCSAPLKVANENDILMSVRAPVGDVNIANTKCCIGRGLAAIRANNDMINYKYLFYALNYKKNEIESMGTGSTFKAISKKDIESIQIPVFDIENQVKIVKALDKAQELIDKRKAQIEALDQLTQSVFLEMFGDPIKNTNQYKKEKLANLCIKITDGTHHSPPTVKEGIPYITAKHLNKGGLDFFKDPTYVSLEDHQKIYERCNPEKGDVLYIKDGATTGIAAINHYDFEFSMLSSLALIKVDFNKLNNYYLTHFLNNERVFRKITSGMNGGAIKRLTLKKINNIEVVVPPIELQNQFAEIIKKIEIQKELLQKSLEELENNFSSLMQQAFKGELFND, from the coding sequence ATGACCGCAATTAAGTATAAAAAAGTTGCAGAAGTATGTGAAATAATCATGGGACAATCACCTTCGTCTGATACGTATAATGATAGGAAAGAAGGCTTGCCTTTTTTTCAGGGGAAAGCTGATTTTGGTAAACTGCACCCAACTCCTAAGACTTATTGTTCTGCACCTTTAAAAGTTGCAAATGAAAACGATATATTAATGTCAGTACGAGCACCTGTAGGGGATGTTAATATTGCGAATACTAAGTGCTGTATTGGTAGGGGATTAGCTGCTATCAGAGCGAATAATGATATGATTAACTATAAATATTTATTTTATGCACTAAACTATAAGAAAAATGAAATCGAAAGTATGGGGACGGGAAGTACTTTTAAGGCTATAAGTAAAAAAGATATAGAGAGCATTCAGATACCGGTTTTCGATATAGAAAATCAAGTAAAGATTGTGAAAGCATTAGACAAAGCCCAAGAACTCATCGACAAACGAAAAGCCCAAATTGAAGCGTTAGACCAGTTAACGCAAAGTGTGTTTTTGGAGATGTTTGGGGATCCAATCAAAAATACAAATCAATACAAGAAAGAAAAGTTAGCTAATTTGTGTATTAAAATAACGGATGGTACTCATCACTCGCCACCTACTGTAAAAGAAGGTATCCCGTACATTACTGCTAAACACTTGAACAAGGGAGGCCTAGATTTCTTCAAAGACCCTACTTACGTCTCGCTAGAAGATCATCAAAAAATTTATGAAAGATGTAACCCAGAGAAAGGGGACGTTCTATATATAAAAGATGGAGCTACAACAGGCATTGCTGCAATAAATCATTATGATTTCGAATTTAGTATGCTATCTAGTTTGGCACTTATTAAAGTCGATTTTAATAAATTGAATAATTACTATTTAACCCATTTTCTTAATAACGAGAGAGTTTTCAGAAAAATAACAAGTGGTATGAACGGTGGAGCAATTAAGAGACTAACATTAAAAAAAATTAACAATATTGAGGTAGTTGTTCCTCCTATTGAATTACAAAATCAATTTGCTGAAATTATTAAAAAAATTGAAATTCAAAAAGAATTATTGCAGAAAAGTTTAGAAGAACTCGAAAATAACTTCAGTTCCCTCATGCAACAGGCATTTAAGGGAGAACTATTCAACGATTAA
- the hsdR_2 gene encoding Type-1 restriction enzyme R protein codes for MLSNFQFLVGKPHYESFTNACLEAEKSLVVSPATCAILTRRALELAVKWVYSFDSALKVPYQDNLSSLIHDNVFLSIIDEDLLPLLRYVVKLGNVAVHTNSMITREEAILSLHHLHQFVSWIDYCYSDEYTATDFDESLLPIGEEKRERPEELKDLYERLSSKDKRLEEMMKENEQLRALLTAKREENTKEYHFQVDELSEWETRKKYIDLDLKLAGWEFKKDVIVEYPVVGMPNPEGVGYVDYVLFGDNGKPLAVIEAKRTTADPNKGKQQAKLYADCIEKMHGQRPIIFYTNGFETYIWDDLNYPARKVSGFYNKEELSLLIDRRTMKKPLKNVQINDNITNRYYQKEAVLAVCDALENKRRKALLVMATGSGKTRTAAAIVDVLTRHNWVKNILFLADRKTLVTQAKNSFSHLLPNLTLCNLLDNKDNPEESRMVFSTYPTMMNAIDDAKRKDGKRLFTVGHFDLIIVDESHRSIYKKYRAIFDYFDAILLGLTATPKDEIDRNTYEVFDLENGVPTYAYELDQAVQDGYLVDYRTIETKLKFLEEGIHYDELSDEEKERYEETFDDEVGEDIDSAALNEWLFNDDTIDTVLRDLMEKGIRVEGGDKLGKTIIFAKNHRHAERIVERFDQLFPEYKGGFARVIDYSVNYYQTLIDDFSDRNKWPQIAVSVDMLDTGVDIPEVVNLVFFKKVRSKSKFWQMIGRGTRLCKDLFGVGQDKTHFLIFDYCGNFAFFRENPKGIEGKAVESLTERLFNAKIEIIKELQHLQYQEEEYIAYRNELIDDVLAEINKLNEENFRVRQHIQYVHKFKNRTKWDSLTAMDVNEIKEHISPLIVPLNDDELAKRFDLLMYTIELAKLQTKNATKPIRSVIRTAEALSKLGSIPQVQEQKYIIEKVQTEEFWSEADIFELEAVREALRDLVKFLEKETQKIYYTNFKDQVLEVKENGPMFTVNDLKNYRKKVEHYLHEHRDQMAIYKLRNNKKLTVQDVKTLEHILWNELGTQEDYQREFGDTPITKLVRQIVGLDPQAANEAFSEFLSSERLNIQQSRFVKLIVDYFVKNGVMDKRVLQEEPFKTVGSIVELFQDNMDDARKIIRIIDEINRNSEDIVGA; via the coding sequence TTGTTATCCAACTTTCAGTTTTTAGTAGGCAAGCCTCATTATGAGAGCTTTACGAATGCGTGTTTAGAAGCGGAGAAAAGTTTGGTTGTGAGTCCGGCGACGTGCGCGATTTTGACGCGCCGTGCGCTGGAGCTTGCCGTTAAGTGGGTGTACAGCTTTGACAGCGCTTTGAAAGTTCCTTATCAGGACAATCTTTCCAGTTTGATTCATGACAATGTCTTTTTGTCCATTATTGATGAAGACTTGTTGCCGTTGTTGCGTTACGTTGTTAAATTGGGAAATGTCGCGGTTCATACGAACTCGATGATTACGAGAGAGGAAGCGATTCTTTCCCTGCATCATCTTCATCAGTTTGTGTCTTGGATTGATTATTGTTATTCAGATGAATATACGGCTACGGATTTTGATGAATCATTGCTGCCAATCGGCGAGGAAAAGCGCGAGCGTCCGGAAGAATTGAAAGATTTATACGAACGGTTAAGCTCCAAAGACAAGCGTCTTGAGGAAATGATGAAAGAAAACGAACAGCTCCGCGCTCTTCTCACCGCCAAACGGGAAGAGAATACAAAAGAGTACCACTTCCAAGTCGATGAACTAAGCGAATGGGAAACAAGAAAGAAATATATTGATTTAGATTTGAAGCTGGCGGGCTGGGAATTTAAAAAGGACGTTATTGTGGAATACCCTGTCGTTGGCATGCCAAATCCAGAAGGAGTCGGCTATGTCGATTACGTCCTTTTTGGCGATAACGGGAAGCCGCTTGCGGTCATCGAAGCGAAACGGACAACCGCTGATCCGAACAAAGGAAAGCAACAAGCCAAACTATATGCCGACTGTATTGAAAAAATGCACGGCCAACGTCCGATTATTTTTTACACAAACGGTTTTGAAACGTATATTTGGGATGATCTGAACTATCCGGCGCGGAAGGTTTCCGGCTTTTACAATAAGGAAGAATTAAGTTTGCTTATTGATCGTCGGACGATGAAGAAGCCGCTAAAAAATGTGCAAATCAATGACAACATTACAAACCGCTATTACCAAAAAGAAGCGGTGTTAGCAGTCTGCGACGCGCTCGAGAACAAACGGCGCAAAGCGTTGCTTGTCATGGCAACAGGGAGCGGCAAAACCCGGACGGCGGCTGCGATTGTCGATGTTCTCACTCGCCACAATTGGGTGAAAAACATCTTATTTTTAGCAGACCGCAAAACGCTTGTCACGCAAGCGAAAAATAGCTTTAGCCATTTGTTGCCGAACTTGACGCTTTGCAATTTGCTCGATAACAAAGATAATCCAGAGGAAAGCCGGATGGTGTTTTCGACGTACCCGACGATGATGAATGCGATTGATGACGCGAAGCGAAAAGACGGCAAACGCCTCTTTACCGTGGGGCATTTTGATTTAATTATCGTCGATGAATCCCACCGCAGTATTTATAAGAAATATCGGGCTATTTTTGACTATTTTGACGCAATATTGCTCGGGCTTACCGCCACACCAAAAGATGAAATTGACCGCAATACGTATGAAGTGTTTGATCTGGAAAACGGCGTGCCGACCTATGCCTATGAGTTAGATCAAGCCGTTCAGGACGGCTATTTAGTCGATTATCGGACGATTGAAACAAAATTAAAGTTTCTCGAAGAAGGCATTCATTACGATGAGTTGTCGGATGAAGAAAAAGAACGATATGAAGAAACGTTTGATGATGAGGTGGGCGAGGACATTGACAGTGCCGCGTTAAATGAATGGCTGTTCAACGATGATACGATTGATACGGTACTGAGAGATTTAATGGAAAAAGGAATTCGCGTCGAAGGCGGGGACAAACTCGGCAAAACGATTATTTTTGCGAAAAACCATCGTCATGCGGAACGGATTGTGGAGCGCTTTGATCAATTGTTCCCTGAATACAAGGGCGGCTTTGCACGAGTCATTGATTACAGCGTGAACTACTACCAAACATTAATCGATGATTTTTCCGACCGTAACAAATGGCCGCAAATTGCCGTATCGGTCGATATGCTCGATACGGGAGTGGATATTCCGGAAGTCGTCAACCTTGTATTCTTCAAGAAAGTACGCTCCAAATCAAAGTTTTGGCAAATGATCGGGCGCGGAACCCGTTTATGCAAAGACTTATTCGGAGTCGGGCAAGATAAAACGCATTTCCTTATTTTTGACTATTGCGGCAACTTTGCGTTTTTCCGGGAAAATCCAAAAGGAATCGAAGGAAAAGCGGTGGAAAGTTTAACGGAGCGTCTATTTAATGCCAAAATCGAAATCATTAAAGAACTGCAACATTTACAATACCAAGAAGAAGAGTATATTGCCTATCGCAATGAATTGATTGACGACGTGCTGGCGGAAATCAATAAGTTAAACGAAGAAAACTTCCGTGTACGCCAACATATTCAATACGTACACAAGTTTAAAAACAGGACGAAATGGGATTCCTTAACAGCGATGGATGTAAATGAAATTAAAGAACACATTTCACCGCTGATTGTTCCGCTAAACGATGATGAGTTGGCGAAACGGTTTGATTTGCTTATGTACACGATCGAATTGGCGAAGCTGCAAACGAAAAATGCCACGAAGCCGATTCGCAGTGTGATTCGCACCGCCGAGGCGTTATCGAAGCTCGGTTCGATCCCGCAAGTGCAGGAGCAAAAATACATCATCGAAAAGGTGCAGACGGAAGAGTTTTGGAGCGAAGCCGATATTTTCGAATTGGAAGCCGTTCGCGAAGCGTTGCGTGACTTAGTCAAATTCCTTGAAAAAGAAACGCAAAAAATTTACTATACGAACTTTAAAGACCAAGTTTTAGAAGTCAAAGAAAACGGCCCGATGTTTACTGTCAATGATCTGAAAAATTATCGGAAAAAGGTGGAACATTATCTGCACGAACACCGCGATCAGATGGCCATTTACAAGTTGCGAAATAATAAAAAGCTAACCGTCCAAGACGTAAAAACGCTGGAGCATATTCTTTGGAATGAGCTTGGCACACAGGAAGATTATCAAAGAGAATTCGGCGACACACCGATTACAAAGCTCGTCCGCCAAATCGTCGGCCTTGACCCGCAGGCCGCCAACGAAGCGTTTTCCGAATTTTTATCAAGCGAACGGTTGAACATCCAGCAAAGCCGTTTTGTCAAACTAATCGTCGATTACTTTGTAAAAAACGGAGTCATGGACAAGCGGGTGCTGCAGGAAGAACCGTTCAAAACCGTCGGCAGCATTGTTGAACTCTTTCAAGACAACATGGACGACGCGCGGAAGATTATTCGCATTATCGATGAGATTAACAGAAATTCAGAAGATATTGTGGGGGCGTAG
- a CDS encoding PD-(D/E)XK nuclease family transposase produces the protein MQYLDLKMDFMFKQLFGHPSRKSITMAFLNALLHRTGDDRIIDVQFENTELTKETEDGKTGRLDVIVRTNRGERIHVEIQIIPQYGMPERLLYYWARLFSSSLSKGERYDILPPTIMIAILNYPLFPHETDRFHTVFHIREDEEQFLWSHHLEFHVLDLSQFMVKWKKYRREVKQSPEWPWLTMLSAVDGRTKKWMKRCFVNWRE, from the coding sequence GTGCAATACCTCGATTTAAAAATGGATTTTATGTTTAAACAACTGTTCGGCCACCCAAGCAGAAAGTCAATCACGATGGCGTTTTTAAATGCGTTGCTACATCGGACTGGAGATGATCGCATCATCGACGTACAGTTTGAAAACACCGAACTAACGAAAGAAACAGAAGACGGTAAGACTGGACGGTTAGATGTCATCGTTCGCACAAACCGCGGCGAGCGCATTCACGTTGAAATTCAAATCATCCCACAATACGGTATGCCCGAACGGCTATTGTATTACTGGGCAAGGTTGTTTTCATCTTCACTATCGAAAGGAGAACGGTACGACATCCTCCCTCCAACGATTATGATCGCCATCTTAAATTATCCCCTTTTCCCACATGAAACAGATCGCTTCCATACCGTTTTTCACATTCGTGAAGACGAAGAACAGTTTCTTTGGAGCCATCACCTTGAATTTCATGTACTCGACTTGTCACAATTTATGGTAAAATGGAAGAAATATCGGAGAGAAGTGAAACAGTCACCGGAATGGCCATGGCTAACGATGTTGTCGGCTGTCGATGGACGAACGAAAAAATGGATGAAGAGATGTTTCGTGAATTGGAGGGAATAG
- a CDS encoding Transposase IS116/IS110/IS902 family, whose amino-acid sequence MRDFTRLRKKWVGQLTSEKNRIQKVLESSNVKLGSVLSDLFGVSGKDILARLLEKGYVDKDELDQCLRGRLKKKKQAVYDSLLGTLTEHELCLLRLLWKHVEELEQLIEEVDQHIDRLLEPYREEVDLLMTMPGIKKQTAAVIIAEMGTDMSVFETPERAASWTGLSPGNHESAGKRKSTRTTKGNPHLRSALCEAAWSAARSKTHPLSRKFWSLAARCGKKKALIAIARRMLVIIFCMISRKEPFRQPQLI is encoded by the coding sequence TTGCGGGATTTTACCCGCCTCCGCAAAAAGTGGGTCGGACAGTTGACTTCGGAGAAAAACCGGATTCAAAAAGTGCTCGAGTCTTCCAATGTCAAACTCGGCTCGGTCCTCTCCGATCTCTTCGGCGTTTCCGGAAAAGACATCCTTGCCCGGCTGCTGGAGAAGGGATACGTGGACAAGGACGAGTTGGATCAATGCCTGCGCGGAAGGCTCAAAAAGAAAAAGCAAGCGGTGTACGATTCGCTGCTCGGCACCTTGACCGAACATGAGCTCTGTCTCCTTCGCCTCTTGTGGAAACACGTTGAGGAATTGGAGCAGTTAATCGAAGAAGTCGACCAACACATCGACCGCCTGCTCGAGCCGTATCGGGAGGAAGTGGACTTACTGATGACCATGCCTGGAATCAAAAAACAAACCGCCGCCGTCATCATCGCCGAGATGGGAACCGACATGAGCGTCTTTGAAACGCCGGAACGGGCGGCTTCATGGACGGGATTGTCCCCCGGCAACCATGAAAGCGCCGGAAAGCGAAAGAGCACGCGCACCACCAAAGGCAATCCCCATCTTCGATCAGCGTTATGCGAGGCGGCATGGTCAGCAGCTCGATCCAAGACACATCCCTTGTCCCGAAAGTTTTGGTCGTTGGCGGCCCGGTGCGGGAAGAAAAAAGCCCTCATCGCCATTGCTCGGCGGATGTTGGTGATCATCTTTTGCATGATCTCCCGCAAAGAGCCGTTCCGCCAACCACAACTTATTTAG
- the cadC gene encoding Cadmium efflux system accessory protein, producing the protein MSKKDKCEIYCYDEEKVNRIQGELQKEDISSVVLLFKALADENRAKIVYSLCQDEELCVCDIANIIGASVATTSHHLRTLYKQGIVKYRKEGKLAFYSLDDDHIKQLIMIALVHEKEVKVHV; encoded by the coding sequence ATGAGTAAGAAAGATAAATGTGAAATTTATTGTTATGACGAAGAAAAAGTCAATCGAATACAAGGGGAATTGCAAAAAGAAGATATATCCAGTGTTGTCCTGTTGTTTAAAGCACTGGCAGATGAAAATAGGGCAAAAATTGTCTATTCACTTTGCCAAGATGAAGAGTTATGTGTATGTGATATTGCTAATATCATCGGGGCTTCTGTTGCAACCACTTCCCATCATTTACGGACTCTTTATAAACAAGGGATTGTAAAGTATCGAAAAGAAGGAAAGCTAGCATTTTATTCGCTGGATGATGACCATATTAAGCAGTTAATCATGATTGCGTTAGTACATGAGAAAGAGGTGAAAGTCCATGTCTGA
- the cadA gene encoding Probable cadmium-transporting ATPase gives MSEQQAKLSKSEAKTYRVQGFTCANCAAKFENNVKSLPGVQDAKVNFGASKITVWGTTTIEELEKAGAFENLKVREDKEKSVKREPFWKQKENIKVYISAVLLVISWFLGKQYGEEHIFATIGYAAAILIGGYSLFIKGFKNLVRLNFDMNTLMTVAILGAAAIGEWGEGATVVILFAISEALERYSMDKARQSIESLMDIAPKEALIRRGNEEMMVPVDDIQVGDIMIVKPGQKLAMDGIVIKGTSTLNQAAITGESVPVTKTVGDEVFAGTLNEEGLLEVKVTKRVEDTTLSKIIHLVEEAQAERAPSQAFVDRFAKYYTPAIIIFALLLAVIPPLFMGADWSEWIYRGLAVLVVGCPCALVISTPVSIVTAIGNAAKNGVLIKGGIYLEEAGNLKVIAFDKTGTLTKGIPSVTDVVTYNGNENELMTITAAIEKGSQHPLASAIIRKAEEDGLNFNDVSVEEFQSITGKGVKAKVNNAMYYVGSPGLFEELLPNGIQSEIKEQITTLQTQGKTVMILGTEKEILALIAVADEIRESSKEVIRKLHQVGIEKTVMLTGDNQRTAEAIGKQVGVSDIKADLLPEDKLNFIKELRDKYRSVAMVGDGVNDAPALAASTVGVAMGGAGTDTALETADIALMSDDLSKLPYTIKLSRKALAIIKQNITFSLGIKALALLLIVPGWLTLWLAVFADMGATLIVTLNSMRLLKVKE, from the coding sequence ATGTCTGAACAACAAGCAAAATTATCTAAATCAGAAGCGAAAACCTACCGTGTTCAAGGATTTACTTGTGCAAACTGTGCGGCAAAGTTTGAAAATAATGTAAAATCATTGCCAGGTGTTCAAGATGCTAAAGTAAACTTTGGAGCATCTAAAATTACCGTTTGGGGTACAACAACCATCGAAGAATTAGAAAAAGCAGGAGCTTTTGAAAACTTAAAGGTTCGGGAAGATAAAGAAAAATCAGTCAAGCGTGAACCTTTTTGGAAGCAAAAAGAGAACATTAAAGTGTATATTTCCGCCGTTTTGCTTGTGATCAGTTGGTTTTTAGGGAAGCAATACGGAGAAGAGCATATCTTTGCGACAATTGGATATGCTGCAGCAATTTTAATCGGTGGATATTCGTTATTTATAAAAGGTTTCAAAAACCTAGTTCGATTGAATTTTGATATGAATACGCTGATGACAGTGGCGATTTTAGGAGCTGCAGCGATTGGTGAATGGGGAGAAGGTGCAACGGTTGTTATTCTATTCGCCATTAGCGAAGCCTTAGAGCGTTATTCCATGGATAAAGCTCGTCAATCCATTGAATCGTTGATGGATATTGCTCCAAAAGAAGCATTAATTCGTCGCGGAAATGAAGAAATGATGGTCCCTGTTGACGATATTCAAGTCGGAGATATTATGATCGTAAAGCCTGGTCAGAAATTAGCGATGGATGGAATCGTCATCAAGGGTACATCTACGCTAAATCAGGCTGCCATTACGGGAGAAAGTGTTCCAGTAACCAAAACAGTCGGTGATGAAGTCTTTGCAGGAACATTGAATGAAGAAGGGTTATTGGAAGTAAAAGTGACAAAACGAGTGGAAGATACAACTCTTTCGAAAATCATCCATTTAGTGGAAGAAGCTCAAGCAGAACGAGCACCTTCTCAAGCGTTTGTAGATCGTTTTGCCAAATACTATACACCAGCCATTATCATTTTTGCTCTTTTACTAGCCGTTATTCCTCCATTATTTATGGGTGCTGATTGGAGCGAATGGATTTATCGAGGTCTAGCTGTATTAGTGGTTGGTTGTCCGTGTGCGTTGGTTATTTCCACGCCTGTTTCGATTGTAACTGCCATTGGAAATGCAGCGAAAAACGGTGTGTTAATTAAAGGTGGTATTTATTTAGAGGAAGCAGGAAACTTAAAAGTGATTGCTTTTGATAAAACAGGAACATTAACAAAAGGTATTCCTTCCGTCACCGATGTAGTCACTTATAATGGCAATGAAAATGAACTAATGACCATTACAGCAGCCATTGAAAAAGGCTCACAACATCCACTTGCTTCCGCCATTATAAGAAAAGCAGAAGAAGATGGATTGAATTTTAATGATGTATCGGTTGAAGAATTCCAATCCATTACAGGTAAAGGGGTCAAAGCCAAAGTAAATAACGCAATGTATTATGTCGGAAGTCCAGGTCTTTTTGAAGAACTTCTTCCAAATGGCATCCAATCAGAAATAAAAGAACAAATTACAACCCTTCAAACACAAGGGAAAACGGTCATGATATTAGGGACGGAAAAAGAAATTCTGGCGTTAATTGCCGTGGCAGACGAAATAAGAGAATCATCCAAAGAGGTTATTCGAAAACTTCATCAAGTCGGTATTGAAAAAACGGTAATGTTGACAGGGGATAACCAAAGAACAGCCGAAGCCATCGGAAAACAAGTCGGCGTTTCCGATATTAAAGCCGATTTACTTCCAGAAGATAAACTGAATTTCATCAAAGAGCTTCGCGACAAGTATCGAAGTGTTGCGATGGTTGGAGATGGTGTGAACGATGCACCAGCTCTTGCAGCTTCAACCGTTGGTGTGGCAATGGGTGGTGCTGGAACCGATACAGCCCTAGAAACAGCCGATATTGCTTTAATGTCTGATGATTTAAGCAAATTGCCATATACGATTAAATTGAGCCGCAAAGCTTTAGCGATTATTAAGCAAAACATTACTTTCTCTTTAGGGATT
- the hsdM_2 gene encoding Type I restriction enzyme EcoKI M protein translates to MLTGELRHKVDKIWETFWTGGITNPLTVIEQFTYLLFIKGLDEVETQREQEDALLGIESERIFPPDKQHLRWSKFKHFEAAHMYDVVSNEVFPFIKNLHGNRESAYAKYMGDAIFMIPTPQMLVKIVDGIDRIPMKDRDTKGDLYEYLLSKIATAGTNGQFRTPRHIIHMMVELMKPTPEDIIVDPAAGSAGFLVAAGEYLRKHRSDLFLVQSLKEHFNNHMFYGFDMDRTMLRIGAMNMMLHGIENPNIEYRDSLSEQNKDKDKYTLVLANPPFKGSLDYDAVSNDLLKVVKTKKTELLFLALFLRILKTGGRCACIVPDGVLFGSSKAHKDIRKEIVENHKLEAIISMPSGVFKPYAGVSTAIMIFTKTGVGGTDQVWFYDMKADGYSLDDKRTPIEENDIPDIIARFHNREAEKERKRTEQSFFVPVEEIRENDYDLSINKYKEIEYEEVQYEAPSVILERIEALEKEIILGIKELKEMIKE, encoded by the coding sequence ATGCTCACAGGCGAATTGCGCCATAAAGTCGATAAAATATGGGAAACGTTTTGGACAGGCGGCATTACGAACCCGCTGACGGTCATTGAACAGTTTACCTACTTATTGTTCATCAAAGGCTTGGATGAAGTCGAAACACAGCGCGAGCAGGAGGATGCGCTGCTCGGCATTGAATCAGAACGCATCTTTCCTCCCGATAAGCAACACTTGCGCTGGAGCAAATTCAAACATTTTGAAGCCGCCCATATGTACGATGTCGTGTCCAATGAAGTGTTTCCATTCATCAAAAACTTGCACGGCAATCGGGAATCGGCCTATGCAAAATATATGGGCGACGCCATTTTCATGATCCCGACGCCGCAAATGCTCGTCAAAATCGTCGACGGCATTGACCGCATTCCGATGAAAGACCGCGATACGAAAGGCGATTTGTACGAGTATTTGTTATCGAAAATCGCCACCGCAGGCACGAACGGCCAATTCCGCACCCCGCGTCATATCATTCACATGATGGTCGAGCTGATGAAACCGACGCCGGAAGACATCATCGTCGACCCGGCGGCGGGGTCGGCGGGGTTTTTGGTGGCGGCGGGCGAATATTTGCGCAAGCACCGCAGCGATTTATTTTTAGTGCAAAGTTTAAAAGAACATTTTAATAACCATATGTTCTACGGTTTTGATATGGACCGCACGATGCTGCGGATTGGCGCGATGAACATGATGCTCCATGGCATTGAAAATCCGAATATCGAATATCGCGACTCCTTGTCGGAACAAAACAAGGATAAGGACAAATACACCCTTGTCCTTGCCAATCCGCCTTTTAAAGGTTCATTAGATTATGATGCAGTTTCAAATGATTTGTTAAAAGTTGTAAAGACAAAGAAAACCGAACTTTTATTTTTGGCATTATTCTTACGCATTTTAAAAACGGGCGGACGTTGCGCGTGCATTGTGCCGGACGGGGTATTGTTCGGCAGCTCGAAGGCGCATAAAGACATCCGCAAAGAGATTGTGGAAAATCATAAATTAGAAGCCATTATTTCGATGCCAAGCGGCGTATTTAAACCATACGCGGGCGTATCGACAGCGATTATGATTTTCACGAAAACGGGAGTCGGCGGTACGGATCAAGTATGGTTTTATGATATGAAAGCGGACGGCTATTCATTGGACGACAAGCGCACCCCGATTGAAGAAAACGATATCCCGGACATCATTGCGCGCTTCCATAACCGTGAAGCAGAGAAAGAACGGAAGCGCACGGAGCAGTCGTTCTTCGTGCCGGTGGAAGAAATTCGTGAAAACGACTATGACCTTTCGATTAACAAGTATAAAGAGATTGAGTATGAAGAAGTGCAGTATGAAGCGCCGAGTGTGATACTTGAAAGAATAGAAGCGTTGGAAAAAGAGATTATACTGGGAATTAAAGAGTTGAAGGAAATGATTAAGGAGTAA